A single Candidatus Thalassolituus haligoni DNA region contains:
- a CDS encoding YfhL family 4Fe-4S dicluster ferredoxin, which translates to MSLIITDECINCDVCEPECPNEAISAGEEIYEIDPGKCTECVGHYDEPQCQLVCPVDCIPLDENRTETQEELEAKYERLTGKKAS; encoded by the coding sequence ATGTCGTTAATTATTACTGATGAATGCATCAACTGTGACGTATGTGAGCCAGAGTGCCCCAACGAAGCCATTTCTGCCGGTGAAGAAATCTACGAAATCGACCCTGGCAAGTGCACCGAATGCGTTGGTCACTACGATGAGCCACAATGCCAGCTGGTGTGCCCGGTCGATTGTATTCCACTGGATGAAAACCGTACCGAAACCCAGGAAGAGCTGGAAGCCAAGTACGAACGCCTGACCGGCAAAAAAGCCTCCTGA
- the coaD gene encoding pantetheine-phosphate adenylyltransferase: protein MNTVVYPGTFDPITNGHTDLVERAARMFDHIIVAVADNQKKRPMLELDERVGLAREVLGHLPNVEVVGFSNLLATFVQERSANIILRGLRAVSDFEYEFQLANMNRVLAPRVESMFLTPAEKYSFISSTLVREIASLQGNVSNFVHPAVAAALVKHVNESRPHA, encoded by the coding sequence ATGAATACTGTCGTCTACCCCGGTACGTTCGACCCCATTACCAATGGTCATACGGATCTGGTTGAGCGCGCAGCGCGGATGTTTGATCACATCATCGTTGCGGTTGCAGACAATCAGAAAAAACGGCCTATGCTGGAACTGGACGAACGCGTGGGTCTGGCCCGTGAAGTGCTGGGACACCTGCCGAATGTTGAAGTCGTTGGTTTCAGCAACTTGCTGGCCACTTTTGTACAAGAACGCAGTGCCAATATCATTCTGCGAGGCTTGCGGGCTGTATCGGATTTTGAATACGAATTCCAGCTCGCCAATATGAATCGCGTGCTGGCTCCACGCGTCGAGAGCATGTTTCTGACACCGGCGGAGAAATATTCGTTTATTTCATCCACCCTGGTGCGCGAAATTGCATCACTGCAGGGCAACGTCAGCAACTTCGTACACCCGGCAGTCGCCGCCGCCCTGGTCAAACATGTTAATGAGTCACGGCCACATGCCTGA
- a CDS encoding M48 family metallopeptidase, whose protein sequence is MDFFNHQDRARKQTSRLIMLFVLAVVALVCAINLLVALIVWYGQGQTINSVELAARAGQPAMSFLDSLSTERILTISAAVVLVISLASLYRWLNLRGGGHVVAESLGGRRLPPNSSDFYERRLLNVVEEMAIAAGMPVPPVYVLNDDSINAFAAGYQASDAVVGVTRGCMTKLSRDQLQGVIAHEFSHIANGDMRLNIRLMALLFGILFIALIGRFVLEATVHRHAMRSNDKRNSLPLWAIGLALLVLGYVGVFFGNLIKAAVSRQREFLADASAVQYTRNPASIGGALKVIGHGSGSDISSPEREETAHLFFGSAMHFRLPMFATHPPLEQRIRRIEPTWDGRYLAPQARAEAERDNPEFVDTLVKQGSAAAHIGTGTSAKAAVALGMAAAAAGVATAATTRPASSMPTNSTASSNVSATGAASLHDKARDPHQARSLIYTLLLAPPSRFVHDQQLDMILQQAGSEQYQHVLRLIPTIKALAPEQRLPLVELAIPALKQLSENQYRAFHALLVSLMKADGQIDLFEWCLFRLLSQYLSGQFDKVSPVKARYSKPDPVADDIAVLLSYLADKGHDHPDEAANAFQMSLADGAFGSLGIRFQPPANSLKPLNQSLTRLTELYPHIKGRLIKSMVACGRADGVLRPAERDLIHTIAAILETPVPAGVLAQC, encoded by the coding sequence ATGGATTTTTTTAACCATCAGGATCGGGCGCGCAAGCAAACCAGCCGCCTGATCATGCTGTTTGTGCTGGCTGTTGTGGCACTGGTCTGCGCCATCAATCTGCTGGTTGCCCTGATCGTCTGGTATGGCCAGGGCCAGACCATCAACAGTGTTGAACTGGCCGCCCGTGCCGGGCAACCGGCCATGTCCTTTCTCGATTCGTTATCAACAGAACGCATCCTGACCATATCGGCAGCAGTGGTGCTGGTGATCAGCCTTGCCAGCCTGTACCGCTGGCTCAACCTGCGTGGTGGTGGCCATGTAGTCGCAGAGTCCCTCGGCGGTCGTCGTCTGCCCCCCAACAGCAGCGATTTTTACGAGCGTCGCCTGCTCAACGTGGTGGAAGAGATGGCCATTGCCGCTGGCATGCCCGTTCCACCGGTGTACGTCCTGAACGATGACAGCATCAATGCCTTTGCTGCCGGTTATCAAGCATCTGACGCCGTGGTGGGCGTGACCCGAGGCTGCATGACCAAGCTCAGCCGCGATCAGCTGCAAGGCGTGATTGCCCACGAATTCAGCCACATCGCCAATGGTGATATGCGGCTGAATATTCGTCTGATGGCATTGCTGTTCGGCATCCTGTTTATTGCACTGATTGGACGCTTTGTACTCGAAGCCACCGTTCACCGTCATGCCATGCGCTCGAACGACAAGCGCAACAGTCTGCCGCTGTGGGCCATCGGTCTGGCCTTACTGGTGCTGGGCTATGTCGGAGTGTTTTTTGGTAACCTGATCAAGGCGGCAGTATCACGGCAGCGCGAATTTCTCGCCGACGCCTCCGCAGTGCAATACACCCGCAACCCGGCCAGTATCGGTGGCGCACTCAAGGTCATCGGACACGGCAGTGGCAGCGACATCAGCAGCCCGGAACGCGAAGAGACCGCGCACTTGTTTTTTGGCAGCGCCATGCACTTCCGGCTGCCGATGTTCGCAACCCATCCACCGCTGGAACAACGAATCCGGCGCATCGAACCGACCTGGGATGGCCGTTATCTGGCACCGCAAGCGCGGGCTGAGGCCGAACGAGACAATCCCGAGTTCGTTGATACGTTGGTTAAACAAGGATCGGCGGCGGCCCACATCGGCACCGGGACATCTGCCAAAGCGGCAGTCGCTTTAGGGATGGCGGCAGCGGCGGCTGGTGTTGCCACCGCCGCAACAACCCGTCCAGCCAGCAGTATGCCAACCAACAGCACTGCCAGTAGCAACGTCAGCGCCACAGGCGCCGCTTCCTTGCACGACAAGGCCCGTGACCCGCATCAGGCCCGCTCACTGATCTACACCCTGTTACTGGCACCGCCCAGCCGCTTTGTCCACGACCAGCAGCTGGATATGATTTTGCAACAAGCAGGCAGCGAACAATACCAACACGTCCTGCGCCTGATACCCACGATCAAGGCACTGGCGCCCGAGCAACGTTTGCCGCTGGTCGAGTTGGCTATTCCGGCGCTCAAACAACTGTCTGAAAACCAATATCGTGCCTTTCATGCCTTGTTGGTTAGCTTGATGAAAGCCGACGGCCAAATCGATCTGTTTGAGTGGTGCCTGTTCCGCTTGCTGAGCCAGTATCTGTCCGGGCAATTCGACAAAGTTTCCCCGGTCAAGGCGCGCTACAGCAAGCCCGATCCGGTTGCCGATGATATTGCCGTGCTGCTGTCTTACCTGGCCGACAAGGGTCATGACCATCCCGACGAAGCGGCCAACGCCTTCCAGATGAGTCTGGCTGACGGTGCCTTTGGCTCACTCGGCATCCGCTTTCAGCCCCCGGCCAACAGCCTGAAACCCCTGAATCAGTCACTCACCCGACTGACCGAACTCTACCCTCATATCAAGGGACGCCTGATCAAATCCATGGTTGCCTGTGGCCGCGCTGACGGAGTACTACGCCCTGCCGAGCGCGATCTGATCCACACCATCGCCGCGATTCTGGAAACTCCCGTCCCGGCTGGAGTGCTGGCACAATGCTGA
- a CDS encoding LemA family protein, producing the protein MDMSTIITLVVIALLLVYLVSIYNTLVSYRNRYENSFAQIEVQLKRRYDLIPNLVETAKAYMSHERETLEAVIAARNQAAAGLKAAASHPGAADAMQQLMSGEGALTGALGRLNVVMEAYPDLKANQNMMQVSEELTSTENRVSFARQAFNDAVTTYNSYRQSFPPVVFASLFGHSEDARLLEFADSAAIQSAPKVSF; encoded by the coding sequence ATGGATATGTCCACCATCATCACACTGGTTGTCATTGCCTTGTTGCTGGTTTATCTGGTGTCGATTTACAACACCCTGGTGAGCTATCGCAATCGTTATGAAAACAGCTTTGCCCAGATCGAAGTTCAACTGAAGCGACGCTACGACCTGATTCCCAACCTGGTTGAAACCGCCAAGGCTTATATGAGCCATGAACGTGAAACTCTGGAAGCGGTCATCGCCGCTCGTAATCAGGCTGCTGCCGGACTGAAAGCCGCCGCCAGCCACCCTGGCGCGGCCGACGCCATGCAACAGTTGATGTCAGGTGAAGGTGCCCTGACCGGTGCCCTGGGTCGATTAAACGTTGTGATGGAAGCTTACCCCGACCTCAAGGCGAATCAGAACATGATGCAGGTATCGGAAGAGTTGACCAGCACCGAGAACCGCGTCTCTTTCGCCCGTCAGGCCTTCAATGACGCCGTCACCACCTATAACAGCTATCGCCAGTCATTTCCTCCCGTGGTGTTTGCCAGCCTGTTTGGCCACAGCGAAGATGCCCGTCTGCTCGAATTTGCCGACAGCGCCGCGATCCAGTCTGCTCCGAAGGTGTCTTTTTAA
- a CDS encoding YdbL family protein has translation MKRLLLTLVTLMLSFSVMALDLDTAREAGLVGEQRDGYVGLVDTSRHDVAALVVEINTKRKIHYQEIANKQQAPLASIEKIAGEKLTDKANKQGQYYQSANGDWVRN, from the coding sequence ATGAAACGCCTACTGCTGACACTGGTCACCTTGATGTTGTCTTTCTCTGTCATGGCACTCGACCTCGACACCGCCCGCGAAGCCGGTCTGGTGGGTGAACAACGAGATGGTTACGTCGGACTGGTCGATACCAGCCGCCACGATGTTGCCGCATTGGTGGTTGAAATCAACACCAAACGCAAGATTCACTATCAGGAAATTGCCAACAAGCAGCAAGCGCCGCTGGCCAGTATTGAAAAAATTGCCGGAGAAAAACTCACCGACAAGGCGAACAAACAGGGACAATACTACCAGTCAGCCAATGGCGACTGGGTACGCAACTAA
- a CDS encoding YnbE family lipoprotein — protein MSAIVLATALAGCTVKLAAPEKPITINLNVKIEHEIRVKVEKDLENLFEEKDALF, from the coding sequence ATGTCTGCGATTGTTCTGGCCACTGCACTGGCAGGTTGTACAGTCAAGCTGGCCGCACCGGAAAAACCCATCACGATCAACCTCAATGTCAAAATCGAACATGAAATCCGGGTCAAGGTAGAAAAAGATCTGGAAAACTTGTTCGAAGAAAAAGACGCCTTGTTCTGA
- a CDS encoding substrate-binding periplasmic protein has translation MQYPLVTLLLLMMSFPSMAQSLRVAVGSSLSPYVIEENNTGAELDIVREALALRGHDITPEYAPYGRVNGLLQQARVDAALTLPSEGEEEDIFFSDEYITYHNVVLALAFEGFAIHTLDDMVNYRVLAFQNAARLLGPEFGHMASNNIHYSETTRQHSQVDMLFSERIDLIVMDRYIFNYYRAQAGRESTERPVSVFELFPPVSYRIGFRDPALRDDFNAGLQQLRQSGRYQAILDQYLQ, from the coding sequence ATGCAATACCCCCTGGTGACATTGCTGTTATTGATGATGTCGTTCCCCTCGATGGCGCAGAGCTTGCGTGTGGCGGTTGGGTCATCCTTGTCCCCGTACGTGATCGAGGAAAATAATACCGGTGCAGAGCTGGATATTGTCCGTGAAGCCCTGGCGCTGCGAGGGCATGATATTACGCCTGAATATGCCCCCTATGGTCGAGTGAACGGCTTGTTGCAGCAAGCCCGAGTGGATGCTGCCTTGACGTTGCCGTCGGAAGGAGAAGAAGAGGATATCTTTTTCTCGGATGAATACATTACCTACCACAATGTGGTGCTGGCGCTGGCATTTGAGGGGTTTGCGATTCATACACTGGATGACATGGTGAATTATCGGGTGTTGGCATTTCAGAACGCCGCCCGGTTATTGGGGCCAGAGTTTGGCCATATGGCCAGTAACAATATCCATTACAGCGAAACCACCCGTCAGCACAGTCAGGTCGATATGCTGTTTTCGGAGCGCATCGATCTGATCGTGATGGATCGGTATATTTTTAATTATTATCGGGCGCAAGCCGGTCGGGAAAGCACTGAGCGTCCGGTGAGTGTTTTTGAACTGTTTCCGCCGGTCAGCTACCGGATCGGATTCCGGGATCCGGCTTTGCGGGATGATTTTAACGCGGGTTTGCAACAGCTGCGCCAGAGTGGCCGTTATCAGGCGATTCTCGACCAGTATTTACAGTAA
- a CDS encoding cytochrome c5 family protein, translated as MKHLKALILVAATLLVSQAFAATATNEDKIRERIAPVGDVCVGVECGGAVVVAAGPRSGEDVYGGACFACHGAGILGAPKKGDTAAWDARLEKGFDATLHNAVQGLNSMPPKGNCMNCSDDELLAAIKFMSGRE; from the coding sequence GTGAAACATCTGAAAGCACTGATTTTGGTTGCTGCTACCTTGCTGGTTTCGCAAGCATTCGCTGCGACAGCTACCAATGAAGATAAAATTCGCGAACGTATCGCCCCGGTGGGTGACGTTTGTGTTGGCGTGGAGTGCGGTGGTGCGGTGGTGGTTGCAGCCGGTCCTCGCTCTGGAGAAGACGTCTACGGTGGTGCCTGTTTCGCCTGTCATGGTGCCGGGATTCTGGGGGCACCAAAGAAGGGTGACACTGCGGCCTGGGATGCCCGTCTGGAGAAGGGGTTCGACGCAACGCTGCACAACGCGGTGCAGGGCTTGAACAGCATGCCGCCGAAAGGCAACTGTATGAATTGCTCGGATGACGAACTGCTGGCAGCAATCAAGTTTATGTCGGGTCGAGAATAA
- the speE gene encoding polyamine aminopropyltransferase, giving the protein MTHSLADGWFTEVFDQQGSAFSLKVKGKIDSAQSEFQSIDIYDTETFGKLMVIDGCTMVSTRENFVYHEMMSHVALFAHPAPKKVAIIGGGDCGTLREVLKHTGVEQVWQIDIDELVTRMSEKHFPELCESNDDPRANILFADGIQWIKDCEPESLDVIIIDSTDPVGPAEGLFAVDFYQDCFKALAPLGIVVQQSESPLYHSDSIIKKIHVDMAAAGASSSHTVPFPQVIYPSGWWSCTLASKGGDTTSFRIEDSAAKSFRTEYYNAEMHAAGLAIPEFMRRALGMAD; this is encoded by the coding sequence ATGACACACTCACTGGCAGACGGCTGGTTTACCGAAGTATTTGATCAACAAGGCTCTGCCTTCTCTCTGAAAGTGAAAGGCAAGATCGACAGCGCTCAAAGTGAATTCCAGAGCATTGACATCTACGACACGGAAACCTTCGGCAAGCTGATGGTGATTGATGGCTGCACCATGGTCTCCACCCGTGAGAACTTTGTTTATCACGAAATGATGTCGCACGTGGCCTTGTTCGCCCACCCGGCACCTAAAAAAGTCGCCATTATTGGTGGCGGCGATTGTGGCACCCTGCGCGAAGTACTGAAACACACCGGTGTTGAACAGGTCTGGCAGATTGATATCGACGAGCTGGTCACCCGCATGTCGGAGAAGCATTTCCCGGAGTTGTGTGAATCCAACGACGACCCCCGCGCCAACATCCTGTTTGCCGACGGCATTCAGTGGATCAAGGACTGCGAACCGGAATCCCTCGACGTGATTATTATCGACAGCACCGACCCGGTCGGCCCGGCAGAAGGGCTGTTTGCTGTCGATTTTTACCAAGATTGCTTCAAGGCGCTGGCTCCGTTGGGCATTGTGGTTCAACAATCAGAATCACCGCTGTACCACAGCGATTCCATCATCAAGAAAATCCATGTTGATATGGCCGCAGCCGGAGCCAGCAGCAGCCATACCGTACCGTTCCCGCAAGTGATCTACCCGTCTGGCTGGTGGAGTTGCACCCTCGCCAGCAAAGGTGGCGATACCACCAGCTTCCGCATCGAAGACTCGGCCGCCAAATCCTTCCGCACCGAGTACTACAACGCCGAGATGCATGCTGCAGGTCTGGCGATACCCGAGTTCATGCGCCGTGCCTTGGGTATGGCTGACTGA
- the speA gene encoding biosynthetic arginine decarboxylase has protein sequence MTTAKPAHAEDVYNLPYWSEGYARINDQGNLSVHPDASPTAGVDLKELADLVRQEGLRLPVLLRFPGILHHRVGSLVSAFEQARQEFDYQGGFTPVYPIKVNQQQPVVAQIVAGQRLAGIERIGLEAGSKPELIAVLAQTRDIKATIICNGYKDAHFVRLALMAEKMGHHVFLVIEKLSELPMILREAERVGVKPRLGVRARLSTIGKGNWQNTGGEKSKFGLSALQILQVVELLRQQGQLDTLQLLHFHLGSQLANIHDIHTGLRECSRIFAELVKLEVPVQWLDVGGGLGVDYEGTRSRSYCSMNYSMQEYARKVVEAMKDICAEIGAEEPHIITESGRAMTAHHAVLLTEIIDHERPLDGELEPMKEDDPVCLKGLYRAYELLLESRSSGLVELYHDVQHWVAEAHASFSLGLLSLVQRASVEMLYARTCQLLVEKLNPGNRAHRPLLDELQEKLADKVFVNFSLFQSLPDIWGIEQIFPILPVCGLDQPMAYRGVLQDITCDSDGRIDNYVENDGLGTSLPLPSVNRGDMLAFFMVGAYQEILGDLHNLFGDTDSVDVVLDEDGKPALHNPVWGDHIAKVLGYVNFNADDIRHRLISQVEQSSLDDSDKAMFQRELSESMQAYTYLQL, from the coding sequence ATGACTACCGCCAAGCCCGCCCATGCAGAAGACGTCTATAACCTGCCTTACTGGAGTGAGGGGTACGCCCGTATTAATGATCAGGGCAACCTGAGTGTCCACCCGGATGCCTCTCCAACGGCGGGGGTTGATCTCAAAGAGTTGGCAGACCTGGTACGTCAGGAAGGACTGCGATTACCGGTATTGCTGCGTTTTCCGGGGATTCTGCATCACCGTGTTGGCAGTCTGGTCAGTGCTTTTGAGCAGGCACGGCAGGAGTTTGATTATCAGGGTGGATTTACACCGGTCTATCCGATCAAGGTGAATCAGCAGCAACCGGTGGTCGCCCAGATTGTCGCCGGGCAGCGGTTGGCGGGTATTGAGCGGATCGGACTGGAAGCGGGCAGCAAGCCGGAACTGATTGCGGTACTGGCCCAGACTCGGGACATCAAGGCCACCATTATCTGTAATGGCTACAAGGATGCCCACTTTGTGCGGCTGGCGCTGATGGCGGAGAAGATGGGCCATCATGTTTTTCTGGTGATTGAAAAACTGTCCGAGCTGCCGATGATTTTGCGCGAGGCTGAGCGGGTTGGTGTCAAACCGCGTTTGGGGGTGCGAGCGCGATTGTCCACCATCGGCAAGGGCAACTGGCAGAATACCGGTGGCGAGAAGTCCAAGTTTGGCTTGTCAGCGCTGCAAATTCTGCAGGTGGTCGAGCTGTTGCGTCAGCAAGGTCAGCTGGACACCTTGCAGTTACTGCATTTTCATCTCGGTTCGCAGTTGGCCAATATTCACGATATACACACCGGCTTGCGGGAATGCAGTCGTATTTTCGCCGAGCTGGTGAAGTTGGAAGTGCCGGTTCAATGGCTGGACGTCGGCGGCGGTCTGGGGGTCGATTATGAAGGCACCCGCTCGCGCAGCTACTGTTCGATGAACTACAGCATGCAGGAATACGCCCGCAAGGTGGTGGAGGCGATGAAGGATATTTGCGCCGAAATCGGTGCCGAGGAACCGCATATCATCACCGAATCCGGGCGTGCCATGACCGCGCACCATGCCGTATTACTCACCGAAATCATTGATCACGAGCGGCCGTTAGATGGTGAGCTGGAGCCGATGAAGGAGGACGATCCGGTTTGTCTCAAGGGCTTGTATCGGGCCTATGAGCTATTACTGGAGTCCCGCAGCAGCGGACTGGTGGAGCTGTATCATGATGTCCAGCACTGGGTCGCAGAGGCGCATGCTTCGTTCAGTCTTGGGTTGTTGTCCCTCGTGCAACGCGCCAGTGTCGAGATGCTATATGCCCGTACTTGCCAGTTACTGGTAGAAAAACTCAATCCGGGGAATCGTGCCCATCGACCGTTACTGGACGAGTTGCAGGAGAAGCTGGCTGACAAGGTGTTTGTGAATTTTTCGTTATTCCAGTCGTTGCCGGATATCTGGGGTATTGAACAGATTTTTCCAATTCTGCCGGTTTGTGGCCTTGATCAACCGATGGCCTATCGTGGCGTATTGCAGGATATCACCTGCGACTCGGATGGCCGTATCGATAACTATGTTGAAAACGACGGCCTGGGCACCAGCCTGCCGCTGCCATCGGTCAATCGGGGTGATATGTTGGCGTTTTTTATGGTTGGTGCCTATCAGGAGATTCTTGGCGACTTGCATAATCTGTTTGGTGATACCGACTCGGTTGATGTGGTGCTGGACGAAGACGGCAAGCCAGCGTTGCACAATCCGGTATGGGGCGATCATATTGCCAAGGTGCTGGGTTATGTGAATTTTAACGCCGACGATATTCGTCATCGCTTGATCAGTCAGGTGGAACAGAGTTCTCTGGATGACAGCGACAAGGCCATGTTCCAGCGTGAACTGTCGGAATCGATGCAGGCCTATACCTACTTGCAGTTGTAA
- a CDS encoding NAD(P)-binding domain-containing protein, protein MPPTSPPSAQAQHWLDQLNQALQHRDPAAAAALFEPQGFWRDLVTFTWNIKTLEGREAIQAMLTATLAQVQPSNWRLEEEATENDGVIEAWICFDTAVAHGRGHLRLRQGQAWTLLTTMVELKDFPEKRNAQRPRGAEHGINRQRQTWQEKRQQEEAQLGYEQQPYCLVIGGGQGGIGLGARLRQLEVPTLIIDKLEKPGDAWRRRYKSLCLHDPVWYDHMPYLPFPDHWPVFAPKDKVGDWLEMYTKVMELNYWGSTECISAHYDEQAAEWVVQVNRAGEPLTLRPKQLVLATGMSGIANIPDIRGQDSFVGEQHHSSQHPGGEAYGGKHVVVLGANNSAHDICAALWEHGADVTMIQRSSTHIIKSDTLMEKVLGGLYSEAAVQNGMTTYKADLTFASIPFKVMPEFHIPIYKEVAKQDADFYQSLEEAGFMLDFGDDGSGLFMKYLRRASGYYIDVGASELIASGDIKLKSRTTIEQILPHSVILTDGTELPADLIVYATGYGSMNGWAARIISQEVADKVGKCWGMGSATSKDPGPWEGELRNMWKPTHQPALWFHGGNLHQSRHYSQYLALQIKARMEGIATPVYGMEDVNHLS, encoded by the coding sequence ATGCCTCCAACATCTCCACCTTCGGCCCAGGCACAACACTGGCTCGACCAACTCAATCAGGCATTACAACACCGTGACCCCGCTGCAGCTGCGGCTCTGTTTGAACCACAAGGGTTCTGGCGCGATCTGGTTACCTTTACCTGGAATATCAAAACCCTTGAAGGACGGGAAGCAATTCAGGCCATGCTGACAGCAACACTGGCGCAGGTGCAGCCATCCAATTGGAGACTGGAGGAAGAGGCGACCGAAAACGATGGAGTAATCGAAGCCTGGATTTGCTTCGACACTGCAGTTGCCCACGGCCGGGGGCATCTGCGCTTGCGCCAGGGTCAAGCCTGGACCTTGCTGACCACCATGGTAGAGCTGAAAGACTTCCCGGAAAAACGCAACGCTCAACGTCCCCGAGGGGCCGAGCACGGCATTAACCGGCAGCGCCAGACCTGGCAAGAAAAACGCCAGCAAGAAGAAGCGCAACTGGGTTACGAGCAACAGCCCTATTGTCTGGTTATTGGTGGCGGCCAGGGCGGCATTGGTCTTGGTGCCCGGCTGCGGCAGCTGGAGGTGCCAACCCTGATCATCGACAAGCTGGAAAAGCCCGGTGATGCCTGGCGGCGGCGCTATAAGTCCCTGTGTTTGCATGATCCGGTCTGGTACGACCATATGCCGTATTTGCCCTTCCCCGATCACTGGCCAGTCTTCGCCCCCAAAGACAAGGTGGGCGACTGGCTGGAAATGTACACCAAAGTGATGGAGTTGAATTACTGGGGTTCCACCGAATGTATCTCGGCTCATTACGACGAACAGGCCGCAGAATGGGTCGTGCAGGTTAACCGCGCTGGCGAACCGCTGACCTTACGCCCCAAACAGCTGGTACTGGCAACCGGGATGTCGGGGATTGCCAATATTCCTGACATTCGTGGCCAGGACAGTTTCGTCGGCGAACAACACCACTCCAGCCAGCATCCCGGCGGCGAAGCCTACGGCGGCAAGCACGTAGTGGTACTGGGAGCGAACAATTCCGCCCATGATATCTGCGCCGCCTTGTGGGAGCATGGTGCTGACGTCACCATGATCCAGCGTTCCTCCACCCATATCATCAAATCCGATACGTTAATGGAAAAGGTGTTGGGCGGCTTGTATTCGGAAGCAGCCGTGCAGAACGGTATGACCACATACAAGGCCGATCTGACCTTTGCTTCCATCCCCTTCAAGGTGATGCCAGAGTTTCATATTCCGATCTATAAAGAGGTCGCGAAACAGGATGCCGATTTTTACCAAAGCCTGGAAGAAGCCGGTTTTATGCTTGATTTTGGTGACGATGGCTCTGGCCTGTTTATGAAGTACCTGCGCCGGGCTTCCGGCTACTACATTGATGTCGGTGCATCCGAGCTGATTGCCAGTGGCGATATCAAGCTGAAAAGTCGTACCACCATCGAACAGATATTACCCCACTCAGTGATACTGACCGATGGTACCGAGCTGCCCGCTGACCTGATTGTCTACGCCACCGGCTATGGTTCGATGAATGGCTGGGCCGCCCGGATCATCTCCCAGGAAGTGGCCGACAAGGTCGGCAAATGTTGGGGCATGGGATCGGCGACCAGCAAGGATCCGGGGCCGTGGGAAGGGGAATTACGCAACATGTGGAAACCCACCCACCAGCCGGCACTGTGGTTCCACGGTGGCAACTTGCACCAGTCGCGCCATTATTCCCAATATCTGGCGCTACAGATCAAAGCCCGCATGGAAGGTATTGCAACGCCCGTCTATGGCATGGAAGACGTCAATCACTTGTCTTGA